A segment of the Nasonia vitripennis strain AsymCx chromosome 2, Nvit_psr_1.1, whole genome shotgun sequence genome:
GCGGAGCCGCGCTAGGTGCTCCCGTTTATACTTACGCGTTTATACCCACGCGATCCTCTTATCTGCTGCTACAACGCTTAATCTACGCTGCAGTGCAGAATTTCGATTGTTTCTGCTAAATTCAAATCGCCCTTATCTTATCGTCCGATTCTCACTTAGCTGCTCTGCCAGTattctcaatattttttttcctttctcccCAGGGCTTTTCGTTTGTGAGCAAGTCAGAGAAGACAAGAAGCCAAGATGTTTGACGTTTTTGGCTCGGTGAAGGGCTTACTGAAGCTCGATACAGTATGCATCGACAACAATGTATTCAGATTACATTACAAAGCCACCTTCATCATCCTTGTGGCCTTCTCGCTGCTGGTCACATCGAGGCAGTACATTGGAGACCCCATCGACTGCATAGTCGATGAAATTCCCCTGCATGTCATGGACACCTACTGCTGGATCTACTCGACCTTCACCATTCCAGACCGCAATGGCGTTGTGGGCAAGGACATAGTTCAGCCAGGAGTAGCATCGCACGTGGATGGCGAAGACGACATCAAGTACCACAAGTACTACCAGTGGGTGTGCTTCACCCTTTTCTTCCAGGCCATTCTTTTCTACATCCCACGCTACCTGTGGAAGACCTGGGAAGGTGGCAGAATCAAGATGCTGGTACTCGACCTCAATTGCCCAGTAGTCAGCGAGGACTGCAAGACTGACCGCAGGAAGCTGCTGGTGGACTACTTTGCTACCAATCTGCACTCGCAAAACTTCTACGCGTTCCGCTTCTTCCTGTGCGAGGTGCTCAACTTCATCAACGTCGTCGGCCAGATATACTTCATGGATTTCTTCCTGGACGGCGAGTTCACGACCTACGGCTCGGACGTGGTCAAGTTCACCGAAATGGAGCCGGAGGAGCGAGTGGACCCGATGTCGCGGGTCTTTCCGAAAGTGACCAAGTGCACCTTCCACAAATATGGTGCGTCCGGCACGGTGCAGAAGTTCGACGGTCTCTGCGTGCTCCCGCTGAACATCGTCAACGAGAAGATCTACGTGTTCCTCTGGTTCTGGTTCATCATTCTCTCCGTGCTGAGCGGCCTGAGCCTGGCGTACCGCGCCGCAGTCGTGGCCGGACCGAAGCTGCGCTTCATCTTGCTGCGAGCGCGATCCCGCCTCTCGCACCAGGACCAGATCGAGGTCATCTCCAACAGGTGTCAGATCGGCGACTGGTTCATCCTCTACCAGCTGGGCAAGAACATCGACCCCCTTATCTACAAGACACTCATCGCCGACCTGGCCAAGAAGTTCGAGGGCAAGGAGAACGTGTAATAAGTCCGTTGGACGAGCGCAACAGGCGACAGAGGATGTATAAGCCTTTCATCAAGATTATCTACGAACACGAACGACCGCGAGACTAGCGTGACGGCATAttagagatagatagatagagagagagagagagagagagagagagagagagagagagaggagcagcTCGCAGTAGTAGTACATTAGCTAAATTGTGATAGATCCGTTCCACCGCAGCAAAACGCAAAACTCCCGAAGAGAGGAGAGACGGAATCGCGAGATGAACAAAGGTATTTTTTCCTCGACGAAAATAGGCGATGCAAAGTCACATTCCTCCGCAGGGGGCAAAAGGAAGAGCAAAGGTGTGCGTGTCCCTTCGCTTGCAGCTGAGGCGCGCTCGCTTCCGGCGCATTTTTCCACGCGAAAATCCCTAAATAGCTTCGGTTCGCGCGTATGCTTGTATAGCTTGTTGTAGCGTTGCGTCGCCTCCTCTGTAAGCTTAACAAAAGAAGGCCAGCTCCGAAGAAAGGAGAAAGAATGTGGCCCTAGTCCGGTACAGGGTTCGCGCGTCCGCCGACAGACGGCGACGCCAAAAGGGTATGCACCTTCATCGACTCTCGATTCCTTCTCTCCTTTGCCTCCGTACCTTCTtcctattatttttcttctgaaAGTATCTGCCACCTTTTGTCGAAGCTGcgctgcttctctctctctctctctctctctctctctctctctctctctctcgttcttcctctccctctctcactctccgtTCGACCGGCTCGCGCTCATTTATTATTCATCCTCTCTCGT
Coding sequences within it:
- the LOC100120389 gene encoding innexin inx2, which translates into the protein MFDVFGSVKGLLKLDTVCIDNNVFRLHYKATFIILVAFSLLVTSRQYIGDPIDCIVDEIPLHVMDTYCWIYSTFTIPDRNGVVGKDIVQPGVASHVDGEDDIKYHKYYQWVCFTLFFQAILFYIPRYLWKTWEGGRIKMLVLDLNCPVVSEDCKTDRRKLLVDYFATNLHSQNFYAFRFFLCEVLNFINVVGQIYFMDFFLDGEFTTYGSDVVKFTEMEPEERVDPMSRVFPKVTKCTFHKYGASGTVQKFDGLCVLPLNIVNEKIYVFLWFWFIILSVLSGLSLAYRAAVVAGPKLRFILLRARSRLSHQDQIEVISNRCQIGDWFILYQLGKNIDPLIYKTLIADLAKKFEGKENV